The Gossypium hirsutum isolate 1008001.06 chromosome D07, Gossypium_hirsutum_v2.1, whole genome shotgun sequence genome includes the window taaaaattcaaattccaAATCCAATTGGAGAATATAAATTAAATCTACAAGTGTTCACAAGGAGTACATGATTAGTAATGATTgaatttaatcaaacaaatttaactattacCGTTAGGGTAAtgactaaaatatcaaaatatgaaaagtacagggactaatagcagaatttaacgtTTATTTATTTAAGTGGTTGGTAATTTTGGgttgcatttattattattattatttgttccATATGAAACCGCGTTTTTCAAAAAAGtagactttttaaatatttttttcctttttgtttttcttttttttttaaaaaaaaaattcaaagtctTTAACACTGATTCAAAGATGACCacctagaaaaaaatatatatttacatttcttctttagcttttcctctttgCCTTTCCCTTTTATTAGCTTCTTATttactttgggttttttttttttatatctccTCTCCCCCCAGAAAAAAACCCAtcaattttaagtaattttcctTTCTGGGTTTTGGTTTTTTTCTCAGATTTTGGGGTTTTTGGTTTGTTGTTGGCCTTTTCATTTTCATGTAGGATTTTCTCAGTAACCAAACAAGAAAAAAGATCAGTGCAATGTTGGTGAGAGTTTCTTTAGGTCTTGTTGTTCTTTTTCTTTCGATTTCATATGCTGCTTTTGAAGCTACTGCTAGAATCCATTATGACCGAATCAAAACTGGGAATCCCAATTCCAATTCCAATATTTCCAGTTTGGCTGGAATTGAATTCCCTGATCATATGAGCTTCAATGCAGTTTCTTCTTCTACAAGTACCAATGGTTGTTCTTGtcttaatgatgatgatgatgggtcaaagaagattGTTAAGTTGCACTTGAACCAGAGACAAATAGATTCAAAAACAGAGCCAAAATCCTCTGTTTTAGATTCAACCATGAGGGATTCCATTAGGATTCAAGCACTTCATACAAGGGTCATTgagaaaaagaatcaaaatgcCATTTCAAGGCTAAACAAGCAATCCAGTTTGAAGCCGGCGATCGAAAAAGCCGCCGCACCAGAATCTTACACAGACGGGTTTTCCGGTCAGCTCGTAGCGACTTTGGAATCTGGTGTTAGCCTTGGTTCAGGGGAGTATTTCATTGATGTGTTTATTGGTACACCTCCTAAACATTTCTCTTTAATACTTGATACTGGTAGTGATCTTAATTGGATTCAATGTGTTCCTTGTTATGATTGTTTCGAACAAACCGGCCCGTATTATGATCCGAACGAATCGAGTTCGTATCGGAATATAAGTTGTCAAGATCCTAGGTGCAATTTGGTTTCACCCCCTGATCCTCCTCTGCCTtgtaaaacagagaatcaaactTGTCCTTATTATTATTGGTATGGTGATAGTTCGAATACGACCGGTGATTTCGCGGTCGAGACGTTTACCGTCAATTTAACGTCGAACGGGAACTCGGAGTTTAAACCGATCGAGAATGTGATGTTCGGTTGTGGCCATTGGAATAGGGGTCTTTTTCACGGTGCCGCAGGGTTATTAGGCCTTGGGAGAGGGCCACTCTCGTTTGCCTCGCAGCTACAATCATTATACGGTCATTCATTTTCGTATTGTCTCGTTGATCGGAACAGTGATACGAATGTCAGTAGCAAGTTGATTTTGGGGGAGGATAAAGCTCTTCTCAACCACCCCAATTTGAATTTCACGTCTTTGCTTACCGGGAAGGAGAATTCGGTTGATACATTTTACTATGTTCAAATAAAATCCATCCTAGTCGGCGGTGACATCTTGCCCATACCCGAAGAAACATGGCGATTATCGACCGATGGTACCGGTGGTACCATCGTCGATTCCGGTACTACTTTAAGTTACTTTGCAGACCCTACTTACAAGATCATCAAAGAAGCATTTGTGAATAAAACAAAAGGGTATCCATTGTTGAAAGATTTCCCAATCTTGAATCCATGTTACAATGTGTCCGGGATCGAAAATGTAGAGCTACCCGATTTCGGTATCGAGTTCCTCGACGGAGCCGTATGGAATTTCCCGGTCGAAAACTACTTCATTTGGCTCGAAGACGACGTGGTTTGTTTAGCCATATTGGGGACGCCAAGATCAGCACTTTCAATTATAGGGAACTATCaacaacaaaattttcatatcttaTATGATACAAAGAAATCAAGGTTGGGATATGCTCCAATGAAATGTGCTGATGTTTAAAAGCTTCATTCACATTGTAAAACAATGGCACATTATTTAGATTAGATAACATATACAAGAaatcaaaattcttttttttttttgtaagattTTCAGTTTATacattaaagaaaatgaaatttaaacattctTGAATTgttgtataataataataaaatcaaaatttactgGTAAAATGCCTTCTTTATTTATTGCCTTTAAAAcattagatttttcttttttgcCTAGCCTTGTTTATCATAATAAAATCATTGCAGGCTTTGCATATTGTTGGTAAAATTCCTATGGAGGTCCTTgtattaggagttagattgcatttttttccttttacttaaaaaataggcaaattagtccttatacgttagatcaaagagcaaaaaggtcttttttgttaaaattttcatccatttctattgttaaaaactggtaTGACTGATGAAATAACTAACTAGTTACACATGGTGTGTCACATGCACCTCATGTTGATGCACATGAACTAGTTTTCAATAGTAAAAGTTaatggaatttttaacagaatgatcaatttattctttaatctaacgtacaaagactaatttgtttattttttaagagAGGGGTCAAATACAATCTGTCACTTAATATAAGGACCTCAATGCTACTTTTACCTTAATTGTTGAATGAAAACTTTTGTTTTTGCTTATTTGACTTGCTGCTGCgccaataaaaaaaatgaaaaaaaaagttctcTTAGATTTTGCTATTAGTAGCAAAAATTTTGGATTTAgactttatactttaatttgatattttctaGTTTATTTAGTTTTCGGATTTAGAAATTTTAATCTTGACCAAAGCACAGTTGTCAAATTCATTAAGTtctgttatttttaaaatcttacgTGGCAGCCTTATTATTTATACGAGTAATGTCATTTCAGCTTGTTATTTCTGCATATTAATCACAAAAAAACTAGTTAATAGATTTAACTACTATTGTATCAAAATTGAAGTTTCAAAATTAATATAGACTAGGGATTAATAAGACAATTCAACTAAACAAATTCAATTGCTAAAGTCTTGGGTAATGatcgaaattttaaaatttaaaaagtgcAAAGACAAATTTTGGCTAAACTAAAATATAGACTACGAAATATACCTTGCCAAGGACACCCTTGCTACCAGAAATACCTTCCCCAAGGGTATCCTCAACACCTAACTTTGCTAGACTACCACCTCCACCACCTAACCTTGTTAGACAATGCTCTCTTCCGCCATTGGAATTGTTACACTAGGTTGTCAAGAATACACAAATCAACCGTattgagcatatgatatatcaTCGTAAAGGTCTTATGGAGTAAAATAAgaaactataattttattatttaactctCTACCTTTACCTATTAAGAATATGCATCAAAGTTTccaaaaaaatgtaatttttttaacaatatcatCACATTGCGGCTCTCCATCCTCATTGGGCAAACCGTCTCCAACCTTCATGCCCCATAAATAACTTcacaaaatacaaataaaaaaattaataataaaatttaaccataGGAAAAGGTGGAATATTAATTgtgcttaaatttaaaaaaaatgataaattgataaaAAGAATGGGTCAATTATTTGGTGTATAAATGCAATACTGTCATATGATATAATGGTATTAGATTAGACTTAGTCAACTGTTAGGTAAGCACCAAACTTTCtttattcttatttcgtttatcaGTTTCTTTTGCGGTCGTCGCATTTACACTAATATTCTTTTTAtatctatttcaatttttaatttaattttttattacccAATTAATTATAttcaagttcataatctttaaatTGTAAGTACTTTCAAGAAGAAGAAGActcaaatttaaatcttaaatACAATATTATTGAGAAGGGTAGTCATGAACGTTGAATATAGATCGTAAAACAGAAATcaagaatataaatatatatatatataagtaaaagaTTTTAATTAGTTTCTATGTTGACCTTTTAAATTGCTTTTCAAACTTNNNNNNNNNNNNNNNNNNNNNNNNNNNNNNNNNNNNNNNNNNNNNNNNNNNNNNNNNNNNNNNNNNNNNNNNNNNNNNNNNNNNNNNNNNNNNNNNNNNNNNNNNNNNNNNNNNNNNNNNNNNNNNNNNNNNNNNNNNNNNNNNNNNNNNNNNNNNNNNNNNNNNNNNNNNNNNNNNNNNNNNNNNNNNNNNNNNNNNNNNNNNNNNNNNNNNNNNNNNNNNNNNNNNNNNNNNNNNNNNNNNNNNNNNNNNNNNNNNNNNNNNNNNNNNNNNNNNNNNNNNNNNNNNNNNNNNNNNNNNNNNNNNNNNNNNNNNNNNNNNNNNNNNNNNNNNNNNNNNNNNNNNNNNNNNNNNNNNNNNNNNNNNNNNNNNNNNNNNNNNNNNNNNNNNNNNNNNNNNNNNNNNNNNNNNNNNNNNNNNNNNNNNNNNNNNNNNNNNNNNNNNNNNNNNNNNNNNNNNNNNNNNNNNNNNNNNNNNNNNNNNNNNNNNNNNNNNNNNNNCCCACTAAAAAGTTGATAGTATAGAGACGAGACATGCAAGTGGCTAGCTATTGGGTGATGTAGGGTGAAACTCCAGTCGGACGATACAAGGTAGAAAGTCATCCAACGGTGTCTCTCAAGTCTCAAATAGCCACCTATGTGCCATGGTTTGAGAGGTGTAGGTATTACAATTGTCCCCCCCTAAATCAAAAGGTAGGTTATAAAATGGCTTGTTTTAAAACCTTTCGTAGGCAATCGTAGCGACTGGTAATTGACATAGAAGAAGTGGCAAATggttcaaaataccaaaaagtgGTAGTTGGGGATCATGAGTTGGATCACTGTTATTTTTGGTGGCGTTCCTGATGGCATTGGCTGTTAAAGTGTTAGACAATTGCATTATGCCCCTTTACACCTTTCGGACATATGGGCACCACGAGAAGGAACTTGAGAGACACCTCTGGATGACTCTCTGCCTCGCATCACCGACTGGTAGCACCTATACGCCTCGTCCTCTAGATTACTCATTTTTTAGCGAGAATATCTTTATCTCCAAGAGGGACCATCAAGGACCATTAAAGCGTAACAATCTTATAGTACCTTAGCAAAGGGAATGTTAGAGCAGTACTACACTTGAGAATATCTGGCCTGGCACTTTGGCCGATTGCATAAGCGGACCACCACCATATTGTTGGTGATGTGGCACTTACTAGACACGAGACCTCCCCTTATAAATACCCTGAAGAACGATGAAGAAGGATCTTTCCCCTCCACAACCTTTAAGCTCTTAACCTTAACACTCTATCTTCTTTACCATCCCAGTATTCTTACTCCACCTTACTTTGACTCTCCACTTATTTATGTGAACTGACCTCTTTTGACCACCACCCTCTCCTCCCATCCCCTTTCTTGTTAACACTTCATCAACAATAATGTTGGCCAAAATaacttttgataattttaataacaCTAAAACCATAAATTGGCCAAAAATAGCACTTACATGATAAAACGAGTTGCAATaaaattgaaagtaataaaataattagatcggtagattttgaagaatatataaagaaaagatGCATGAGAAAAAAGGCAAAACATTCACCAAGTGTTAAGGTCATATAATGTAGGTCATGTATCTTTAAGTTAAATCATAGCGGCTTATAATTACagaatatttgaaaaatatttctaaaaactaatttttttaaaattttttaataaaatggtttGTTCAGAgcagtaaaaaagaaaaaagaagaatgtTTGTGGGCGTTTTAATTCATATGATGATTGAGTGCACGTTGGTTACTTCTGTCCACGTGCACTGTTTTGTTCACTGATTTTTTCACCTATCATTTATTAACagcatattttaaatataaaaaacaaatatctGAATTATTTGGAATGGatccctcttttcttttttacctTTCTTATCCTCTTGCCACTACTTCACAAAATAATAGGTAATTTATATTAATACCCATTGTATTATTAGTATTTTCTTTtgtcacccaactatgaaaaattacaaaatcaccgcttaactatttaattttatcttttctgGTCACTAGCTAGTTAACGtcaaaatagaaaacaattaaaaatccaAGATAGTTAGGTGACCATAGAATATAACTTTTCATAAGTCAAGTGATCAAAAAGAATTTATTAATAGTTGggtaactattttataatttttcataatgaGTACTACTACTATAATTACCTAAAAGAATAAAATCccaattttaataaattgtattttgaatattttaatttcacaactaaattaaatattatcatatgcttttattttttattatactttCAAATAGGATAtatgtcttttttttaattctacttataaaatttaaaaactctaTCGACAAAATaccaaataatttttatttaatttatcttttttgtcttttcaataattttatcttataaaattaaataaataacatgtataaattttgatcatttatttttttaatattatctaaaattACAGAAAGCTTGTATCCctacaaaatttattaatttcactaacaattaactaataattttttatacatgAGATAAAGTAACATTAGTCTAATGCCACATCATATACTTTAATGGAATCCAAATTCAAGATCAAATCGAAAGAAGTGGTCAAATTTTAGGACTAACGTGGTTCATAACAAAATTGGGGATCAAGCTGAGAAAAATTACTAAATTCAAGGATTCAATGCTGCTTTATtcatttatggtaaaaatatcgGAGGCCATTGTACTAAAAGACGGATTACATTTTACCTCTTCTACTCACAGATAGACAAATTAGTCAAGGTACaatagattaaagagcaaattcaTCATTCctaaaaatttcatatattttattttgaaaacgagtCGATAAACATCGACATAAGGAACACGTGACACGTCAAATATAACTGTTTGGTTATTCTGTCAGTCacactaatttttaacaataaaaatcaaataaaattttaataaaaaattaatttactctttgacTAATATCATAGACaaaaattactttttctttttagtAAAAATGACAAAATGTCAAATACTTTTATGGTAGTTTTaccttcatttatatatattatacagcGGCGGAATGCGACAAAAGGGAGTTCACGTTGTGTGGTCCATCCTCATTCTTGGACATATCAACCTTATATAATGCTTACATCACTTTTGTTTTAAGCCTCAATGCACACGcgtacatatattttaattttacatgtGTGTgtgtttgtaaatggattctgaTACTCTGCACCAAACAAGTTGCCATGGATTTTACACTTTGGAACGCCAGGCAAGCAACTCATCTGCTGCCAATTCCCATATATTATGCTTATGGAAGGCACAGAAACTGAATCAATGACATGCTTGTCTCGTCACATTACAATCAAAACCTCATTTCATCACCATACATGTATTATATTTGGGGTAAAAGTATCGATATATTGTATTAagtgttaaattgtattttattttttattttaaaaatgagtaGATTAATtactatatgttagatcaaaagagtaatttgatcatttttgttaaaatttcatctattttacaGTTAAAATTGACATGATTGATTGAATAACTAAATAGTTACACTTGACGTGTGTTAGGAGTAACAGTTTCTGTTATTTAGTTAGTAAGTTGTTAAGTTTTCGGTTAGTAGTTACTGGTGAGGTTGCATGTACTGCATGCATTAAATACCCCTTGTAATCAGCATATGAAAAATGAATGAAGAATGATTTCATTAAGTGTTGAAAGTTTAgcatggtatcaagagccaaatttttttttctcatcaaatagttttgttgtttttttgttttctcaTGGAGCCAAGTGCAGATACTCCGCATAATTCTTCAAATATTGGTGGAGCAACTCAGTCGCAGGATCTTGGCGTTGGTGATCTTCAACCGTTCAATATTTTACCAAGCATGACACGGTCAAACTTGCAGACCATAATTTCTTGCTGTGGAAACATCAGTTGTTGCTGATTCTTGAAGGATATGGGCTTGAAGGCTTTGTTTGGGCACGGTTCTGTTCCTCCTGCTGTTCTTGTAGAGGCTGATGGTCGTGTTTGTTGATAATCCTCGTTTTCTTGGTTCATAAGAAACAGGATAAGTTTCTTGCTGCTTGGCTTGTTTCGACTGTCACGGACGAGGTTTTGGTTCATCTAACTGCAGCTAAAACGAGTCTTGATATTTGGAATACCATTGAAAGAAGGTTTGGCGCTACGGTCGAATATTAAGATCTCGAGTATGCGTCATGCATTATACTCGATCAGAaaggtagtttaaatgttaaagAATATTTGCATAAGTCAAGACTCTTACTGATAGCTTAACAGCTGTTGGCAGTGATGTTACGGAAAAAGAGCAAGTTAGTGTTATTCTGTCTGGGCTTCCCATTGAATATGAGTCTATTCGTGTTTTTGCGTCTGCGGCTTCAGTTTCGTTGGACTTCTGACTGATATGCTTCTTGATTTTGAGGCTAGACAGTTGGCTGTTTGTCAGAAACTCCTTTGCAGGCAAACTTAACTAAATATCAAGATGATGCAATAGTTCGAAACCTTCTTATGCTCAGGACTCAAAACAAGGTTTTCGTGGTTCGACTCGCAGTTGGTCGCGTGGCAGAACTAGAGACACTGGTCGAGGATGGTCTCGTTCTAGACCACAGTGTCAACTTTGTGGTAAGGTGGTCATATTGTACAAAATTGTTATCATCGATTTGATGAGAATTATTTGGACAAAACCCATCAGTCAATTTTCATCAAGTGCACGAGTTTGCTCCTTCCTCCACGGCTTGCTCTTCTGTACTTAATTGTTCTGGTTCGTGCTCTCGACTGTcaacttcatcatcatcatcagctgATCAAACCTGGTATCCAGATTCTGGTGCAACAAATCATGTTACACCTGACAGATCCGCTCTTATGTCAGTGACTCCTTATACAGGTGCAGGTCAGGTTGTTATGGGCAATGGTAAGTCAGCACCTATCGCTAATATAGGATCTTCTAATATTCTGGCTGGCTCTAGGCTTCTTCATCTTCAGCGTGTGTTACATGTTCCTACAGTGTGCAAAATTGTTATCTGTGGGACAGTTTGCAAAAGATAACGGTGTCTTTTTTGAGTTTCATCCTTTTCTCTGTTTTGTGAAGGACATTCAGACAGGGAAGATCCTTCTCGAGGGCCACATGCATGAAGGTCTCTACCGTTTTCAGCTGTCCAAGTCTACTCTCGATAGTACAAGTTTTCTTTCGAAGCCTAGTTCGTGCTCAATAAACAGTACCCAACTTTCCTCTGCAGTTTTATGGCACAATAGACTTGGACATCCGTGCTCTAATGTCTTGTCTCAAGTGTTAAAATCTTGTAAAATCTCGTTTGTACAAAATAGTTTACCTACTATATGTACGGCCTGCCAAATGGGCAAAGCTCAAAAGCTTCCTTTCCTGCTTCCACTACAGTGTACAAGATTCCTTTTGAGCTTGTAGTTTCTGATGTATGGGGGCCAGCTCATGTGCCTTCCAATGGGTTTTGCTATTACGTGTCCTTTGTTGACATGTACAGTAGATATACTTGGATCTACTTTCTTAAAAATAAATCTGAGGTTGCTTCTTGTTTTGCTAATTTTCATCAGATGGTAAAAACTCAATTTGGTTGTTCTATCAAGATGTTCCAAACAGATGGTGGGGGAGAATATCGTGTTTTGACAAAAGAGTTTTCTCGACTGGGTATTCAACATAGGGTTACTTGTCCATACACCTCCGAGCAGAACGGAGTGGCTGAAAGGAAGCATAGACAAATTGTTGATATGGGATTATCTCTTCTAGCTCAATCTGGTGTACCATTGAAGTTCTGGTATTATGCTTTTGCACATGCTGTTTATTTAGTAAATAGACTGCCTACCTTAGTTTTACATCAAATGAGTCCGTATGAGAAACTTCATGGTAACAAACCTGACTATACTACTCTTCGGGTGTTTGGCTGTGCTTGCTATCCTGATTTGAGACCTTTTCAGCAATACAAGCTACAGTACAGGTCAAAAGTTTGTGTTTTTCTTGGGAGTACCCCGAATATAAAAGGGTTTCGGTGTCTTGTTGATGATAGTAGGGTGTATCTTTCTCGGCACATTCGGTTTGATGAGGAAAGATTTCCGTTCTATGGTGGTTTTTGTTCAAAGTTCCACAACAATGTCATGAAGGACTCTTGTAAACAGCAGACCATGCTCCCTATTATTATGCGTCATAATTTTCCTGAAACAGGTTTAACACAAGCAGACACACGATTGGTTAGGACATCTCCAATGGCATGTTCTTCAGTTCCATCACATCATACTCCTCCTTGTTCCAGCTCGTTAGGTGGTATCTCTCTTCCAACAGAGGTTTCTCCATTATGTGGTCCAAATGAGTGTCGGTCAGAAATTTTGTTGACACATGGACAGAGTGAATGTCAAGTTGAAGCTCCTTTGAATGTTAATATGCACCCCATGCAGACCCGTTCAAAGAATGGAATTTTTAAACCGAAAGTTTTAGCTTCGGTATTGGCTGAAAAGGAGCCTTTGACGATAAATGAGGCGTTTCAAAGCCCGGCATGGACAGACGCTGCTAAAGCGAATATGATGCTTTGCTAGCTAACCAAACCTGGATCTCGTGCCACTACCTAAAGGACGACGAGCCGttggttgtaaatggattttTAAACTGAAGAAACATGCAGACGGGTCTATTGCTCGATATAAGGGTAG containing:
- the LOC107920440 gene encoding aspartyl protease family protein 2, which produces MLVRVSLGLVVLFLSISYAAFEATARIHYDRIKTGNPNSNSNISSLAGIEFPDHMSFNAVSSSTSTNGCSCLNDDDDGSKKIVKLHLNQRQIDSKTEPKSSVLDSTMRDSIRIQALHTRVIEKKNQNAISRLNKQSSLKPAIEKAAAPESYTDGFSGQLVATLESGVSLGSGEYFIDVFIGTPPKHFSLILDTGSDLNWIQCVPCYDCFEQTGPYYDPNESSSYRNISCQDPRCNLVSPPDPPLPCKTENQTCPYYYWYGDSSNTTGDFAVETFTVNLTSNGNSEFKPIENVMFGCGHWNRGLFHGAAGLLGLGRGPLSFASQLQSLYGHSFSYCLVDRNSDTNVSSKLILGEDKALLNHPNLNFTSLLTGKENSVDTFYYVQIKSILVGGDILPIPEETWRLSTDGTGGTIVDSGTTLSYFADPTYKIIKEAFVNKTKGYPLLKDFPILNPCYNVSGIENVELPDFGIEFLDGAVWNFPVENYFIWLEDDVVCLAILGTPRSALSIIGNYQQQNFHILYDTKKSRLGYAPMKCADV